From Ruminococcus sp. HUN007, a single genomic window includes:
- a CDS encoding site-specific integrase yields MKASLPFKYITAVKGGKHYVVFDYKDNEGKRKRKWVGTDLPENCKKKELSAKVDEIVADFYKEYISGNIVKSENAVKMRISEDGQSLETAKTEYTFTEFFKVWLESIKPTVAETTFAGYEHTSHRIISYFDRVFPDIKLSELKAMELQRFYNDMYASGLSANTIKHYHANIHKSLKYAVKMDLITVNESEKTERPKMEKFEAMFYNEQELGLLFNAFRGDRMEIVVLIAAYYGLRRSEIIGLRWDAIDFDKKTITIREKAYTVREDGKGITKFHNQLKTRASYRTLPLIPYIGELLKEKKERNEYLSKLMKHEYCHDYDDYICTDNFGNLITPVYVTDHFASMIRKHRLKKLRFHDLRHSCASLLLANGVPMKAIQEWLGHSTFQVTADFYSHLEFNSKLSSADAIAQALGACNPDAEEASSKADNNKPTSNDENA; encoded by the coding sequence ATGAAAGCAAGTCTGCCCTTTAAGTACATCACCGCTGTAAAAGGCGGAAAACACTATGTAGTATTTGACTACAAGGACAATGAAGGCAAAAGGAAAAGGAAATGGGTGGGAACTGATCTTCCTGAGAACTGTAAGAAGAAGGAGCTGTCAGCTAAGGTTGACGAGATCGTAGCCGATTTCTATAAGGAATACATCAGCGGAAATATCGTTAAGAGCGAAAACGCCGTTAAGATGCGAATTTCTGAGGACGGTCAGTCTCTTGAAACAGCTAAGACAGAATACACATTCACTGAGTTCTTTAAGGTGTGGCTCGAATCAATCAAGCCTACGGTCGCTGAGACTACCTTTGCAGGATACGAACACACTTCTCACCGTATAATCTCATATTTCGACAGAGTATTTCCTGATATTAAGCTCAGCGAACTGAAAGCTATGGAGCTTCAGCGCTTCTACAATGATATGTATGCAAGCGGTCTTTCGGCTAATACTATCAAGCACTATCACGCAAACATCCACAAATCGCTGAAATATGCGGTGAAGATGGACTTGATCACAGTCAATGAGTCGGAAAAGACGGAGCGTCCTAAAATGGAGAAGTTTGAAGCAATGTTCTACAACGAGCAGGAGCTTGGATTGTTGTTCAACGCTTTCAGAGGAGACCGTATGGAAATCGTGGTGCTTATCGCAGCCTATTACGGACTTCGCCGCAGCGAGATCATCGGTCTGAGGTGGGACGCTATCGACTTCGACAAGAAAACCATCACTATTCGTGAAAAAGCTTATACTGTGAGGGAGGACGGCAAGGGAATAACTAAGTTCCATAATCAACTCAAAACAAGGGCGAGTTACAGAACACTTCCGCTTATTCCTTATATAGGAGAGCTTCTGAAAGAGAAGAAGGAGAGAAACGAATATCTCTCTAAGCTCATGAAGCACGAATACTGTCATGATTATGATGATTATATCTGTACCGACAACTTCGGTAATCTGATCACACCCGTTTATGTAACCGACCACTTTGCAAGTATGATCAGGAAGCACAGGCTCAAGAAGCTCCGCTTTCATGATCTCAGACATTCATGTGCAAGTCTTCTGCTTGCCAACGGTGTTCCTATGAAAGCAATTCAGGAGTGGTTAGGTCATTCCACATTCCAGGTAACTGCTGATTTTTACAGTCATCTGGAGTTCAATTCAAAGCTGTCCTCGGCTGATGCTATCGCTCAGGCTCTTGGTGCTTGCAATCCCGATGCGGAAGAAGCAAGCAGTAAAGCAGACAATAACAAGCCGACAAGCAATGATGAGAACGCATAA
- a CDS encoding TerD family protein has protein sequence MSDNKIQQLIDSGNGVVKLPAGEFRGPFYVSRPCTVEGNGTTLWNSDDNVFIIDSPDVTLKDLRIEMIDPLSDGFSVCSRYPFSTENVEIIGPTAGAGDEDTVPDMSKQIKLGAFRAGTANSYVIELYSPSEGQIVTDMQDVTLDPSALTKGINRITVTTSSLPSGTFIYGDLLMKTFFNRRFYLQGTASDTAEAVSEKTVLSADQDEIDLLKDAPSRNAEMLKELRRPEPPAPAEKPDLRETQTRPANNAGSPPRQTEVRSLVRGERINIDAYSGEPLRVYMSYRGLFKDIDIDPYAFMLDASGVTSCDDDFVFFGNRETMSGAITFMDDGSIELDLKKVPEHIKKISFVYSIYQPGPGDNFSKVMEPFIAVVQCGREIMRYTASELFAETTIIFMEIYKHGTGWKLNTIGQGYREGLKRLCASYGLIVS, from the coding sequence TTGAGCGACAACAAAATTCAGCAGCTTATCGATTCAGGAAACGGCGTTGTAAAACTTCCGGCCGGTGAATTCAGAGGACCATTCTATGTGTCCCGTCCGTGTACGGTTGAAGGAAACGGAACAACGCTCTGGAATTCCGACGATAATGTATTTATAATTGACTCACCTGACGTAACATTAAAAGATCTTCGAATAGAAATGATAGATCCGCTTTCCGACGGATTTTCAGTGTGCTCACGCTATCCGTTCAGTACGGAAAATGTTGAAATAATAGGCCCGACTGCAGGCGCAGGAGATGAAGATACCGTTCCTGACATGAGCAAGCAGATAAAGCTCGGGGCATTTCGTGCCGGTACGGCCAATTCCTATGTGATCGAACTGTATTCGCCTTCAGAAGGGCAGATCGTCACAGATATGCAGGACGTGACTCTTGATCCTTCTGCACTTACAAAAGGAATAAACAGGATAACTGTAACAACATCCTCACTTCCTTCGGGAACATTTATCTACGGCGATCTTCTCATGAAGACATTCTTTAACAGACGATTCTATCTTCAGGGAACAGCTTCAGACACCGCAGAGGCAGTATCTGAAAAAACTGTTCTTTCAGCAGATCAGGACGAGATAGATCTTCTTAAAGATGCACCTTCCAGAAATGCAGAAATGCTGAAGGAACTTCGCAGACCGGAACCGCCGGCTCCTGCAGAAAAACCGGATCTCAGAGAAACGCAGACAAGGCCGGCTAATAACGCAGGTTCACCGCCGCGCCAGACCGAAGTCCGTTCTCTGGTGAGAGGGGAAAGAATAAACATTGATGCCTATTCCGGAGAACCGCTTCGCGTTTACATGAGTTACCGCGGTCTGTTCAAGGATATCGATATCGATCCTTATGCATTCATGCTTGATGCCAGCGGGGTAACGAGCTGCGATGACGATTTTGTATTTTTCGGAAACCGTGAAACCATGAGTGGGGCAATTACATTCATGGATGACGGTTCAATAGAACTGGATCTTAAAAAGGTTCCGGAACACATAAAAAAGATATCATTTGTATATTCCATTTATCAGCCGGGACCGGGCGATAACTTTTCCAAGGTCATGGAACCGTTTATAGCCGTGGTGCAGTGCGGCAGGGAGATAATGCGGTACACCGCTTCAGAACTGTTTGCCGAGACAACCATAATCTTTATGGAAATATACAAGCACGGCACCGGATGGAAACTTAATACTATCGGACAGGGATACAGGGAAGGACTTAAAAGATTATGTGCAAGCTATGGACTTATAGTTTCATAG
- a CDS encoding GIY-YIG nuclease family protein, with translation MAILFFSDVLKKVGLDPAKVCLIRHAYSDKTFRECADSGKVYEYTCHQKSKFKGHTFEYWAVFISGQGTLAKLFALYKVGKNIVSDTPDKIPAGVPELEASHYKGEGVVYELEPVELLKEYEGKLTIEWGSATRSWNQKGTNEKEIISLIPDEKKVFVGYENVLLNYDQLKDIVNNAIAYEPWHIALKSVYAIYLIVDTENGKQYVGSAYGEGGLLERWKCYVNTKHGNNKKNARVDLRLSR, from the coding sequence ATGGCTATTTTATTCTTTTCTGATGTTTTGAAAAAAGTCGGCTTGGATCCAGCAAAAGTATGTTTGATTAGACACGCTTACTCGGATAAAACCTTTAGGGAGTGTGCAGACAGTGGTAAGGTATACGAATATACTTGTCATCAAAAAAGCAAATTTAAGGGACATACCTTTGAATACTGGGCAGTATTTATAAGTGGGCAAGGTACACTTGCGAAGCTATTTGCATTGTATAAGGTAGGAAAAAATATCGTTTCTGATACTCCAGATAAAATTCCTGCGGGAGTACCTGAATTAGAAGCAAGTCATTATAAAGGCGAAGGCGTTGTTTATGAGCTTGAACCTGTTGAGCTTCTAAAAGAATATGAAGGCAAACTGACCATTGAATGGGGCTCTGCGACACGTTCATGGAATCAGAAAGGTACTAATGAAAAGGAAATAATTTCTCTAATACCTGATGAGAAAAAGGTATTCGTGGGATATGAGAATGTTTTGCTGAATTATGATCAATTAAAAGATATTGTTAATAACGCTATAGCATATGAACCTTGGCATATAGCTTTAAAATCGGTATATGCAATATATCTTATAGTAGATACTGAAAACGGTAAACAGTACGTCGGTTCTGCATATGGAGAAGGTGGTTTATTAGAAAGATGGAAGTGCTATGTAAACACTAAACATGGCAATAACAAAAAAAATGCGAGAGTTGATTTGCGATTATCCAGATAG
- a CDS encoding helix-turn-helix domain-containing protein, whose amino-acid sequence MTDYEAYDKLFSKYPDIVTVKDVSEMLGLGIRNTYKLFSDGKLHSLNVCKRILVTKVEVINYVLQCAQQRGE is encoded by the coding sequence ATGACGGACTATGAAGCCTATGACAAGCTCTTTAGCAAATACCCTGATATTGTGACAGTCAAAGACGTAAGCGAAATGCTTGGATTAGGCATCAGAAACACATATAAGCTGTTCTCTGACGGAAAACTCCATTCTCTTAATGTATGTAAGAGAATACTGGTTACTAAGGTAGAAGTCATAAATTACGTTCTGCAATGCGCACAACAAAGGGGCGAATAA